Proteins from a genomic interval of Acidobacteriota bacterium:
- a CDS encoding tetratricopeptide repeat protein produces MASFQHRPRNAREADEQARILFSFAQFEGALAVLAQAQETNEVAELRRACYHHLAHWALETGDLARAEWAAEQLLREDNSSFQTWQTWQAWEVRGEVASLRGDDMAALECFNYALNALPREYAASPDQAREIARLLYLRVAAMVRLRRYAEAIEHWRTAVERDGDNADLWYLGALCWAQSGRTDEALRLCLRALSLDTRHLDAGKLKRQLMQNS; encoded by the coding sequence TTGGCTAGTTTTCAACACCGGCCGAGAAATGCGCGCGAAGCTGATGAACAGGCGCGGATCCTTTTCTCCTTTGCGCAGTTCGAGGGGGCGCTGGCCGTCCTTGCACAAGCGCAAGAGACAAATGAAGTCGCCGAGTTGCGCCGGGCTTGTTATCACCATCTGGCGCATTGGGCGTTGGAAACAGGCGATCTGGCGCGGGCGGAGTGGGCGGCGGAACAGCTTCTGCGCGAAGACAATTCCAGCTTTCAGACATGGCAAACCTGGCAGGCTTGGGAGGTGCGTGGCGAGGTGGCGAGTTTGCGTGGAGACGATATGGCGGCGCTGGAATGTTTCAACTATGCCCTGAACGCTTTGCCGCGCGAGTATGCGGCTTCGCCGGACCAGGCGCGCGAAATTGCACGACTGCTTTACCTGCGGGTCGCGGCGATGGTGCGGCTCAGGCGATACGCCGAGGCAATTGAGCATTGGCGCACGGCGGTCGAGCGGGATGGCGATAACGCCGATTTGTGGTATCTGGGCGCTCTTTGTTGGGCCCAGTCGGGACGTACGGACGAAGCCCTGCGACTATGCCTGCGAGCGTTGTCGCTCGACACGCGACATTTGGATGCGGGCAAACTGAAACGGCAATTGATGCAAAATTCCTGA
- a CDS encoding MFS transporter, with protein sequence MFCQFCGTVLDDTARFCKSCARPISENPLPLSVGNVPGVRIRVTGNSSALRWAIISVVAVGAAMAGTQVFNWLSTEVEMAASLSHEQMSRAFYFEFVASIAAAVSAGIAIKKIGIKKAFLVAALCWALAYIGYSAVSNFFTLAASRLLWGAGSAVYLPLGIYVISRWLPKSEQALAVGMLLATSLVGGLFLPVLLQMILPQTGWRSALILLGLAGLVWAVVWQAFYHQPETHPLLARDEFNLIQKDWRAELSAASLSLSSLMACGELWGLVAATFIVNLSLTFFNRLSFPIAQKFNLGMKGLWAGMNTINSNFLNLGLPMAKILGAIVGGLVFGYLFKKEKSSGAARKITFWVGAGLAPFALLIGSTDSAEVAFAGYAISGFGIWVLLTALYALPLNLFESDRAATAVGLMFAASKIASWLFLYLLGTWDWLGKAVPVDELPSGKVLLMMSVLPLGAAAILTALTPAVSRFSDRQDEYSFAQK encoded by the coding sequence ATGTTTTGCCAGTTTTGTGGAACGGTTTTGGATGACACTGCGCGTTTCTGTAAAAGTTGCGCTAGGCCCATCAGCGAAAACCCGCTTCCTTTGAGTGTCGGCAACGTGCCCGGTGTGCGAATTAGAGTGACTGGTAACTCTTCCGCTCTTCGCTGGGCGATTATCTCGGTCGTCGCAGTTGGGGCGGCGATGGCAGGAACTCAAGTGTTCAACTGGTTGAGCACTGAGGTTGAAATGGCAGCCAGCTTGAGCCACGAGCAAATGAGCCGGGCTTTCTATTTTGAGTTCGTGGCTTCCATCGCGGCTGCCGTCAGCGCCGGAATCGCGATCAAAAAGATCGGGATAAAAAAAGCCTTTTTGGTTGCGGCGCTTTGTTGGGCGCTGGCTTACATTGGCTATTCGGCCGTCTCGAATTTCTTCACTCTCGCCGCTTCTCGACTGCTTTGGGGAGCCGGATCAGCAGTCTATTTGCCATTGGGGATTTACGTCATCTCACGCTGGTTGCCAAAGTCTGAGCAGGCTTTGGCCGTCGGAATGTTGCTCGCGACTTCGCTCGTGGGTGGGCTTTTTCTCCCCGTGCTCCTGCAAATGATCTTGCCGCAAACCGGGTGGCGCAGTGCTCTTATTTTGCTGGGACTAGCAGGTCTGGTGTGGGCTGTTGTCTGGCAGGCTTTTTACCATCAGCCGGAGACACACCCTCTACTGGCAAGAGACGAATTCAACTTGATTCAAAAAGATTGGCGCGCTGAATTGTCTGCCGCGAGTTTGTCGTTGTCGAGCCTGATGGCCTGCGGAGAGCTTTGGGGCTTGGTCGCTGCAACGTTCATCGTCAATCTCTCCTTGACCTTCTTCAACCGGCTTTCATTTCCAATTGCCCAAAAGTTCAACCTGGGGATGAAAGGGCTATGGGCGGGAATGAATACCATCAATAGTAACTTCCTGAATCTGGGACTGCCTATGGCGAAGATACTTGGAGCAATTGTCGGCGGGCTTGTCTTCGGTTACTTGTTCAAGAAAGAAAAGTCTTCGGGTGCGGCAAGAAAGATCACCTTTTGGGTCGGGGCGGGATTGGCGCCATTTGCTTTGCTGATCGGTAGCACCGACTCGGCCGAAGTCGCTTTTGCCGGTTATGCCATTTCAGGTTTTGGAATTTGGGTTCTGCTCACTGCTCTGTACGCGTTGCCACTGAATTTATTCGAATCGGATCGTGCGGCAACTGCGGTGGGGCTGATGTTCGCAGCGAGTAAGATCGCATCCTGGCTTTTCCTCTACCTTTTGGGCACGTGGGATTGGTTGGGAAAAGCCGTCCCTGTTGACGAGCTACCTTCGGGAAAAGTTTTGTTGATGATGTCTGTTCTCCCTTTGGGGGCGGCGGCGATTTTAACGGCATTGACCCCGGCAGTTAGTCGCTTTAGCGACCGGCAAGACGAATATTCATTCGCCCAAAAGTAA
- a CDS encoding ATP-binding protein: MYVFTLPGSQPMRAYWAAEVPVIPDFISRRSERRKLDAVAAVNAAIAAQRVWLARLHADAATTAVSLRYSSYCEGGEWRLRLGFVGRCDAASEEQAVKQAVEHWESFRATFPDTDYPLAPARALEEFTAIFAPFYPRTLAEVRRYDEIATIVEAYLLHPFSDSSLSDMQPLCQAMLATESQHLVAINLRPAALNDDERALLAGEVRRLSDIKQRSVQTGVTAASYSVTVQKTLAEAELAEAATRELSAALRQCFEMTVSVAAPAALSAGVLRALTADAVREDNAKPVSEQNLAPRAYIAHPQNLGERIAAFKNLFEVGTVGWGGSLAPAGLERLSRLFPLAQAHALFRLPIPDEEGVYGLPSSAFSQAIGAGRRKALRLARPAEANQDEIALGGVNLSRRSLTQHTLIAGVPGMGKTNTCLYLLERLWNSDQQNRVPFLVLEPAKFEYRGLTGTPGIREELLIFTAGDERVAPLRFNPFEVPQGISLEAHVGRVIDIFRASMAMWGPLPAILEKLIRRLYRLKGWHYVGANHDYEPPQMSELLASIGPGIRALGYSRETESEATAALEVRIGRLCDGSLGKMLNVTRSVDFDELMLRPTVIEIASVGNTDDRAFIMALVLNRLYQYWIVRKDEAGRGLRHITLVEEAHNLLANVATGQTEGQANPKGEAVQQFANMLAEIRSFGEGLVIVDQSPSKLIPDVVRMTGTKIAHGMVADEDRQSLQTSMNLTDEQTFQLALLPTGEAAVFQGGSATCAQVRAPNFKDFAAGFATNVSDARVREFTASFQTKHRELYLPTPGCVNCPAQCEYDETVDVAMARSGTQAEMQLERDLRAWWLKTVTGEVTEPPYQNFERVLQRIQSPGVEPLARHHQAFCAMTKLSHRILREIGGAQFIAPPDIAQLHQALTAALIAGEPMAAVTTLHGTAAKIARPAIVPFAGCEHCAAPCQLRGEAVRVIQTRATEELLKTVETNLRDNAAFLAGRAWELSRASDLHARLDVRQRQHLVYCIAIQLCEAMESLADRIEVKRLVSVGDLKFPGCVHCPSRCQYGDEIEATTRRSLASDGARLAEVWQARFGKPREAMVAGLAQVFHFYAEQSSGYTGANERERRVMAFCVALHARAQASVLNDAGAKAASPLAWWGEVMAEGCSLRPH, translated from the coding sequence ATGTACGTCTTTACTCTTCCCGGCTCACAACCTATGCGCGCTTACTGGGCGGCTGAGGTTCCAGTGATCCCGGATTTTATCAGCCGCCGTTCGGAACGGCGCAAGCTGGACGCTGTGGCAGCCGTCAATGCGGCGATTGCGGCGCAACGTGTGTGGCTTGCCCGGTTGCATGCCGATGCGGCGACAACCGCTGTCAGTTTGCGGTACTCAAGCTATTGTGAAGGCGGCGAATGGCGATTGCGGCTCGGCTTCGTCGGGCGATGCGATGCGGCCAGCGAAGAACAAGCCGTGAAGCAGGCGGTCGAACATTGGGAAAGTTTCCGGGCGACATTCCCTGACACCGATTACCCGCTTGCTCCGGCGCGCGCACTAGAAGAATTCACAGCGATCTTCGCTCCGTTTTATCCGCGTACGTTGGCTGAGGTGCGGCGGTACGACGAAATTGCTACGATTGTCGAAGCATATTTGCTTCATCCTTTTAGCGATTCCAGCCTGTCAGATATGCAACCACTCTGTCAGGCGATGCTCGCCACTGAATCTCAGCATCTGGTTGCCATCAATCTGCGCCCGGCTGCGCTCAACGATGATGAACGCGCTTTGTTGGCCGGCGAAGTGCGGCGATTGAGCGACATCAAACAACGAAGCGTCCAAACTGGCGTTACCGCGGCCAGTTACAGCGTCACCGTGCAAAAGACACTGGCCGAAGCAGAGTTGGCCGAAGCCGCCACCCGCGAATTGAGCGCGGCGCTGCGTCAATGCTTTGAGATGACGGTGTCGGTTGCCGCGCCCGCTGCGTTATCCGCCGGAGTGCTGCGCGCGCTCACTGCCGATGCCGTGCGCGAAGACAACGCAAAGCCAGTTAGCGAACAGAACCTAGCGCCTCGCGCTTACATCGCTCACCCACAGAATCTGGGCGAGCGGATCGCAGCATTCAAAAATCTGTTTGAAGTGGGAACTGTCGGTTGGGGAGGATCGCTTGCGCCCGCCGGGTTGGAGCGATTGTCGCGCTTGTTTCCTCTTGCACAGGCGCACGCGCTTTTTCGTTTACCGATCCCAGATGAAGAGGGAGTTTATGGACTGCCATCCAGCGCCTTCAGCCAAGCCATCGGAGCGGGACGTCGCAAAGCATTACGCCTTGCGCGTCCCGCCGAAGCGAATCAAGACGAAATTGCACTGGGCGGCGTCAACCTTTCGCGCCGCAGTCTGACACAACACACGCTGATCGCGGGCGTGCCGGGAATGGGTAAGACCAACACCTGTCTTTACTTGCTCGAACGATTATGGAATAGCGATCAGCAAAACCGCGTGCCGTTTTTGGTGCTGGAACCAGCAAAATTCGAGTATCGCGGTTTGACCGGCACGCCAGGCATTCGCGAAGAGCTGCTGATTTTTACGGCGGGCGATGAACGTGTCGCGCCATTGCGCTTCAATCCCTTTGAAGTTCCGCAAGGCATCAGTCTGGAAGCGCACGTTGGCCGGGTAATAGATATTTTCCGAGCCAGCATGGCGATGTGGGGGCCGCTGCCCGCGATTCTGGAAAAATTGATTCGGCGGCTTTACCGGTTGAAAGGCTGGCACTACGTCGGAGCAAACCACGACTATGAACCGCCACAAATGAGCGAACTGCTGGCCAGCATAGGCCCAGGCATTCGCGCGCTCGGTTACAGCCGCGAAACTGAAAGCGAAGCCACTGCCGCTTTGGAAGTGCGCATCGGGCGGTTGTGCGACGGCTCGCTCGGCAAAATGCTCAACGTGACGCGCTCGGTGGATTTCGATGAATTGATGTTGCGCCCAACAGTCATTGAAATCGCCAGTGTAGGCAATACGGACGACCGCGCTTTTATTATGGCGCTCGTGCTCAACCGGCTTTATCAGTACTGGATTGTTCGCAAGGACGAAGCCGGACGCGGGTTGCGCCACATCACGCTGGTTGAAGAAGCGCACAATTTGCTGGCCAATGTTGCCACGGGACAAACCGAAGGCCAAGCCAATCCCAAGGGCGAAGCCGTACAGCAATTCGCCAACATGCTGGCCGAAATTCGCAGCTTTGGGGAAGGTCTGGTCATCGTTGATCAGTCTCCGTCAAAACTGATTCCCGATGTGGTGCGAATGACTGGAACGAAAATCGCGCACGGCATGGTGGCAGATGAAGATCGTCAGTCATTGCAAACCAGCATGAACCTGACCGACGAACAGACCTTTCAACTGGCGCTGTTGCCGACGGGCGAAGCCGCCGTTTTCCAAGGCGGTTCAGCAACTTGCGCTCAGGTGCGCGCGCCGAATTTCAAAGACTTTGCCGCTGGCTTTGCCACGAATGTCAGCGATGCGCGCGTGCGCGAATTCACTGCGTCTTTCCAAACCAAGCACCGCGAATTGTATTTACCGACGCCCGGCTGTGTGAATTGTCCGGCGCAATGTGAATATGACGAAACGGTTGATGTGGCGATGGCTCGCAGTGGAACACAAGCCGAGATGCAACTCGAACGCGACCTGCGCGCGTGGTGGTTGAAAACAGTGACGGGCGAAGTGACCGAACCGCCTTATCAAAACTTCGAGCGAGTGTTGCAGCGAATTCAAAGCCCTGGCGTTGAACCGCTCGCGCGTCATCACCAGGCGTTTTGCGCAATGACGAAACTTTCGCACCGAATCCTGCGCGAAATTGGCGGCGCGCAATTCATCGCTCCGCCGGACATTGCACAATTGCATCAAGCCCTGACTGCCGCTCTCATCGCTGGCGAACCAATGGCCGCAGTCACGACTCTTCATGGCACAGCGGCTAAGATTGCACGCCCTGCCATTGTGCCCTTCGCCGGATGCGAACACTGCGCCGCGCCTTGCCAGTTGCGAGGCGAAGCCGTTCGAGTGATACAAACTCGCGCCACCGAAGAATTGCTCAAAACCGTCGAAACGAATTTGCGCGATAACGCTGCGTTTCTCGCTGGCCGCGCCTGGGAACTGTCGCGTGCTTCGGATTTGCACGCGCGGCTCGATGTCCGGCAGCGCCAGCATTTGGTTTACTGCATCGCCATTCAACTATGCGAAGCGATGGAGAGCCTCGCCGACCGGATAGAAGTGAAGCGATTGGTCAGTGTAGGCGATTTGAAATTTCCCGGCTGCGTTCATTGCCCCAGCCGCTGTCAATACGGCGATGAAATTGAAGCGACAACCCGCCGATCGCTCGCCAGTGATGGCGCTCGGCTGGCTGAAGTCTGGCAGGCGCGCTTCGGCAAACCGCGTGAAGCGATGGTGGCCGGACTGGCGCAAGTCTTTCATTTCTACGCCGAACAGTCGTCCGGCTATACAGGAGCAAATGAGCGCGAACGCCGCGTGATGGCCTTCTGCGTCGCGCTTCACGCGCGAGCACAGGCTTCAGTACTCAACGATGCAGGTGCAAAAGCGGCCAGTCCGCTGGCTTGGTGGGGCGAAGTGATGGCGGAAGGCTGTAGCCTTCGACCCCATTGA
- a CDS encoding zinc ribbon domain-containing protein, which yields MTCPKCNNSNELDATFCTVCGQPLALQSQYASTAAPAPNYGYAPTRSASPPSPSTEIEALNYSRYVDLLCEGQGFLAQLAIRFSYVTGLKTYQVTHHDCFVVPNVRRDSAEIIAHIKREMDGLGYQELLTTFLYMKTEHIQTLPYLSQCVSKMAKGGGEVSSNNTILMILLGGVRLFVELFWGFAFLIVDFVKWLGRVLSQSAGATIRTVGRVGNDEMLTGNRLLLASTYRHTRTYTYVRDVGPETYVGWFTHHEPPQGMLSLFAPMLLYFVGTFFAQFYIRMLLGPFAGLTGSRMSFLGPLSIVFGIGGILYVFWLAPWLLNRLGALPQPRYISSMVFVLWALLGLFGAALFASRMEGGFGYNDSSPDTFMMILSATVTIATAMLLFAGLIVFIRVLFWPTTHYDQFDAETHAKIIEQRIATILAESLESAGYSANEIADILSQKSPGAGRYRRARV from the coding sequence GTGACTTGTCCAAAGTGCAACAATTCCAACGAACTCGACGCAACTTTCTGCACTGTCTGTGGTCAGCCGCTGGCGCTCCAAAGCCAATATGCGAGCACTGCCGCACCAGCCCCAAATTATGGATATGCTCCGACCCGCTCCGCTTCTCCGCCCTCGCCCAGTACTGAAATCGAGGCGCTCAATTACAGCCGCTATGTTGATCTGCTCTGCGAAGGGCAGGGCTTTCTGGCTCAGCTCGCCATTCGTTTCTCTTACGTTACCGGTTTGAAAACCTACCAGGTCACGCATCATGACTGCTTCGTCGTGCCCAATGTGCGGCGTGATTCGGCGGAAATCATTGCGCATATCAAGCGCGAAATGGACGGATTGGGTTATCAGGAATTGTTGACAACCTTTCTTTATATGAAAACGGAGCACATCCAAACGTTACCCTACCTGTCGCAATGCGTTTCCAAGATGGCCAAAGGCGGGGGCGAAGTATCTTCCAACAACACCATTTTGATGATTTTGCTGGGCGGGGTTCGCCTTTTCGTTGAGCTTTTCTGGGGCTTCGCCTTTCTGATCGTTGACTTTGTTAAATGGCTAGGACGTGTTCTAAGTCAAAGCGCCGGAGCGACGATTCGCACCGTGGGGCGTGTAGGCAATGACGAAATGTTGACGGGGAATAGATTGCTACTGGCTTCGACTTACCGGCACACGAGAACCTATACATACGTCCGCGATGTCGGGCCGGAGACTTATGTCGGATGGTTTACGCACCATGAGCCGCCGCAGGGGATGCTGTCTTTGTTTGCTCCGATGTTGCTTTATTTCGTTGGCACATTCTTCGCCCAGTTTTATATCAGAATGCTGCTAGGGCCATTCGCTGGTTTAACCGGGTCGCGCATGTCTTTCCTAGGCCCTCTCTCAATAGTCTTCGGCATTGGCGGCATCCTCTACGTTTTCTGGCTTGCTCCCTGGCTTTTGAACCGATTGGGGGCTTTGCCGCAACCGCGCTACATCAGCTCAATGGTATTTGTGTTATGGGCTTTGCTTGGATTGTTCGGAGCCGCCCTGTTTGCCAGCCGCATGGAAGGCGGGTTCGGTTATAACGACAGTTCGCCGGATACTTTTATGATGATCTTGTCTGCAACCGTCACCATAGCCACCGCCATGCTGCTGTTCGCCGGGTTGATTGTTTTCATACGTGTCTTGTTTTGGCCAACTACTCATTACGATCAATTCGACGCCGAGACGCACGCAAAAATTATTGAGCAACGCATCGCCACGATTCTGGCAGAGTCCCTGGAATCAGCAGGTTATTCGGCAAATGAAATTGCCGACATCCTTTCGCAAAAGAGTCCGGGCGCGGGGCGTTATCGCCGCGCTCGTGTTTGA
- a CDS encoding sigma-70 family RNA polymerase sigma factor encodes MSVLQPVHTEDLALVASIISGDEASSDAFARKFSERFAYLARRAGVPVQDCQDVAQEAMVAALGQMKRGVFRGDGKLGSWLAQIVHGKVMDYWRERPGASVIPLDEPGEAHEFVEAIPSPMADSELIACVHEALKALPRQHRVILLLKRTEGFTLEEIGQLLEMSIGQVSGKLYAAEEMFRCGLHDGKRTSPRTPGRALLTSGTRPKRRRREQSASHHPREGVSRAGNQQVVDGILLWASQRIGKANGRSAFAGMRLLLARNATAGCGSENLGFGSQPAAHAHAC; translated from the coding sequence ATGTCCGTTCTTCAGCCCGTTCATACCGAAGACTTAGCTCTGGTCGCGTCCATCATCAGTGGGGATGAAGCATCATCGGATGCATTTGCCCGAAAATTTTCCGAACGGTTTGCGTATTTAGCCCGGCGCGCTGGTGTACCCGTTCAGGATTGTCAGGATGTTGCGCAGGAAGCTATGGTCGCTGCACTCGGCCAAATGAAGCGTGGAGTTTTTCGCGGCGACGGCAAGCTCGGCAGTTGGTTGGCGCAGATCGTTCACGGGAAGGTCATGGATTATTGGCGCGAACGACCGGGCGCGTCTGTCATACCGTTGGATGAACCCGGAGAAGCGCATGAGTTTGTCGAAGCGATTCCGTCCCCCATGGCTGATTCTGAATTGATCGCCTGTGTCCATGAAGCGTTGAAGGCGCTGCCCAGACAACATCGAGTCATTTTGTTGCTGAAGCGGACTGAGGGATTTACCCTGGAAGAGATCGGCCAATTGCTGGAGATGAGCATCGGCCAGGTCAGCGGCAAGCTGTATGCTGCGGAAGAAATGTTTCGATGTGGATTACACGATGGCAAGCGAACTTCCCCCAGAACACCAGGCCGGGCCTTGCTGACAAGTGGCACTCGGCCAAAAAGGAGAAGACGTGAGCAATCAGCAAGTCATCATCCGAGAGAGGGAGTGTCCCGCGCCGGAAATCAGCAGGTTGTTGACGGCATACTGCTTTGGGCGAGCCAGCGAATCGGAAAAGCAAACGGTCGAAGCGCATTTGCTGGAATGCGATTGTTGTTGGCGCGAAACGCAACGGCTGGATGCGGCAGTGAAAATCTTGGATTCGGATCGCAGCCTGCTGCACACGCTCACGCCTGCTGA
- a CDS encoding methyltransferase domain-containing protein, which produces MPSELAKLKAKLKENWMAGDFGQIAAHLIPEGEAFIARLALKPGERVLDVACGTGNLALPAAQAGAIVTGVDIATNSLEQARARAAEAGLTIQFDEGDAEQLPYDDGQFDTVVTMFGAMFAPRPELAAAELLRVCRSGGRIAMANWTPEGFVGGFFKVTGKYLAPPNFPSPLLWGTEDGVRERFGTEVSDLNLTRRMMTFRFPYPESEVVEFYRTYFGPTQQAFAALDADGQTALFNDLVNMWQTHNLATDGTTVVQAEYLEVIARRR; this is translated from the coding sequence ATGCCCTCTGAACTGGCGAAACTCAAAGCGAAACTGAAGGAAAATTGGATGGCCGGAGACTTCGGGCAGATTGCTGCGCACCTGATTCCCGAAGGCGAAGCTTTCATTGCAAGGCTTGCATTGAAGCCTGGGGAGCGTGTGCTGGATGTTGCTTGTGGCACAGGCAATCTGGCTTTGCCAGCGGCGCAAGCGGGCGCGATCGTCACCGGCGTGGACATCGCCACGAATTCGCTGGAACAGGCGCGCGCCCGCGCGGCGGAAGCCGGACTGACGATTCAATTCGACGAAGGCGATGCAGAGCAGTTGCCATACGATGACGGGCAGTTCGACACTGTCGTGACAATGTTCGGCGCAATGTTCGCTCCGCGCCCCGAATTAGCGGCAGCGGAATTGTTGCGGGTTTGCCGTTCCGGCGGACGCATTGCCATGGCCAACTGGACGCCGGAAGGATTTGTGGGCGGATTTTTCAAAGTGACGGGGAAATATCTTGCGCCGCCTAATTTTCCTTCGCCATTGTTATGGGGAACGGAAGATGGCGTGCGCGAACGATTTGGGACTGAAGTGAGTGACTTGAACCTGACGCGGCGAATGATGACGTTCCGATTTCCTTACCCCGAATCCGAAGTTGTCGAATTTTACCGCACCTATTTTGGCCCGACGCAGCAGGCGTTTGCTGCGCTCGACGCTGACGGCCAAACCGCGCTGTTCAACGACCTGGTCAATATGTGGCAGACTCACAATCTGGCGACAGACGGGACGACGGTGGTTCAAGCGGAGTATTTGGAAGTCATCGCCAGGCGACGTTGA
- a CDS encoding ABC transporter permease, with protein MSLIRVLHAEMLKLKRTLAFRMIFVAPLLVAMLQFFVVYRQRRFGADFKLWEMIPKGSLSVWAIFMLPLLVTLETALLNGIEHGEKQWKHLFALPIPRHAVYTAKWIVAQTLAAASTLVLVALTVLAGLALMRLRPELANSGAVPYGWIFKHAAMVWLAAGLIIAIHTWVSIRWPGFALALGVGIGGTFFALFAASAQIGKYYPWLLPVNVFMDGRTNAALVLGVVGGIAAAVIGCVEFVRRDVA; from the coding sequence ATGTCGCTCATCCGAGTTCTACACGCTGAGATGTTGAAGCTGAAACGCACGCTGGCGTTTCGCATGATCTTTGTTGCGCCGTTGCTGGTGGCGATGCTGCAATTTTTCGTCGTCTATAGGCAGCGGCGATTCGGTGCGGATTTCAAATTGTGGGAGATGATTCCCAAAGGAAGTTTGAGCGTTTGGGCCATCTTTATGTTGCCACTGCTGGTGACGCTGGAAACGGCGCTGCTGAACGGCATCGAGCATGGCGAAAAACAATGGAAACACCTTTTCGCTTTGCCCATTCCGCGCCACGCAGTTTACACCGCAAAATGGATTGTGGCGCAGACTTTGGCTGCGGCAAGCACATTGGTTTTGGTTGCATTGACGGTATTGGCCGGTCTGGCGCTGATGCGATTGCGGCCTGAACTCGCGAATTCGGGAGCGGTTCCTTATGGCTGGATTTTCAAACACGCGGCAATGGTCTGGCTGGCCGCCGGACTGATCATCGCCATTCACACCTGGGTTAGCATTCGCTGGCCGGGTTTTGCCTTGGCGCTCGGCGTAGGCATCGGCGGGACGTTTTTCGCGCTTTTTGCGGCCAGCGCACAAATCGGAAAGTATTATCCGTGGCTGTTGCCGGTGAATGTATTTATGGACGGCAGAACCAACGCGGCGCTGGTCTTAGGGGTTGTTGGCGGAATTGCGGCGGCGGTCATTGGCTGCGTGGAATTTGTCAGGCGTGACGTGGCTTAG